One Danio rerio strain Tuebingen ecotype United States chromosome 22, GRCz12tu, whole genome shotgun sequence genomic window carries:
- the cts12 gene encoding cathepsin K isoform X1 has translation MIDTYQSSWVALLGRTAVFALLVWAPVQVASESEEEAPTEWNLWKKKHEISYDEESEDVHRKTIWETNMQKIWKNNNDFSFGLSMFKMAMNKYGDLTSVEYKRLLGSKIKGTGNRKGKITSAQMLRLNAKRLGVTNIDYRAKGYVTEVKDQGYCGSCWSFSTTGAIEGQMYKHTGRLVSLSEQQLVDCSRSYGTYGCSGAWMANAYDYVINNALESSDTYPYTSVDTQPCFYEKNLAMAGISDYRFVPAGNEQALADAVATVGPVSVAIDADNPSFLFYSSGIYKESNCNPNNLNHAVLVVGYGSEEGTDYWIIKNSWGTGWGEGGYMRMIRNGKNTCGIASYALYPII, from the exons ATGATCG ACACTTATCAGTCCAGCTGGGTGGCGCTGTTGGGCAGAACGGCAGTGTTTGCCCTCCTGGTGTGGGCTCCTGTGCAGGTGGCATCAGAATCGGAAGAAGAAGCCCCAACTGAGTGGAATCTGTGGAAGAAAAAACACGAAATATCCTACGACGAAGAG AGTGAAGATGTTCACAGAAAGACCATTTGGGAGACCAACATGCAGAAGATCTGGAAAAACAACAATGATTTCAGTTTTGGATTGTCAATGTTTAAAATGGCAATGAACAAATATGGAGACCTG ACAAGTGTGGAGTACAAACGTTTGCTGGGAAGCAAAATCAAAGGCACAGGGAATAGAAAAGGAAAGATCACGTCTGCTCAGATGCTCCGCCTCAATGCCAAAAGACTGGGAGTGACCAATATCGACTATCGAGCGAAGGGATATGTGACCGAAGTCAAAGACCAG gGATACTGTGGGTCTTGCTGGTCCTTTAGCACTACAGGGGCTATCGAAGGACAAATGTACAAGCATACGGGACGGTTGGTGTCGCTCAGTGAACAGCAGCTGGTGGATTGTTCCAGGTCTTACGGCACGTATGGCTGCAGTGGAGCCTGGATGGCAAACGCTTATGATTATGTGATTAATAATGCATTGGAGAGCTCAGACACTTACCCTTACACATCAGTG gacACTCAGCCCTGTTTCTATGAAAAGAATTTGGCTATGGCTGGAATCAGTGACTACAGGTTCGTCCCGGCTGGAAATGAGCAGGCATTGGCTGATGCAGTGGCAACTGTCGGACCAGTCTCTGTTGCTATCGATGCTGACAATCCAAGCTTCCTTTTTTACAGTTCAG GAATCTACAAGGAATCCAACTGTAACCCTAACAATCTCAACCATGCTGTGCTGGTGGTTGGTTACGGCTCAGAGGAGGGCACAGATTACTGGATAATCAAGAACAG CTGGGGAACGGGATGGGGTGAAGGAGGCTACATGCGGATGATCCGCAATGGCAAAAACACATGTGGCATTGCCAGCTATGCTCTTTATCCCATTATTTGA
- the cts12 gene encoding procathepsin L isoform X2 translates to MQKIWKNNNDFSFGLSMFKMAMNKYGDLTSVEYKRLLGSKIKGTGNRKGKITSAQMLRLNAKRLGVTNIDYRAKGYVTEVKDQGYCGSCWSFSTTGAIEGQMYKHTGRLVSLSEQQLVDCSRSYGTYGCSGAWMANAYDYVINNALESSDTYPYTSVDTQPCFYEKNLAMAGISDYRFVPAGNEQALADAVATVGPVSVAIDADNPSFLFYSSGIYKESNCNPNNLNHAVLVVGYGSEEGTDYWIIKNSWGTGWGEGGYMRMIRNGKNTCGIASYALYPII, encoded by the exons ATGCAGAAGATCTGGAAAAACAACAATGATTTCAGTTTTGGATTGTCAATGTTTAAAATGGCAATGAACAAATATGGAGACCTG ACAAGTGTGGAGTACAAACGTTTGCTGGGAAGCAAAATCAAAGGCACAGGGAATAGAAAAGGAAAGATCACGTCTGCTCAGATGCTCCGCCTCAATGCCAAAAGACTGGGAGTGACCAATATCGACTATCGAGCGAAGGGATATGTGACCGAAGTCAAAGACCAG gGATACTGTGGGTCTTGCTGGTCCTTTAGCACTACAGGGGCTATCGAAGGACAAATGTACAAGCATACGGGACGGTTGGTGTCGCTCAGTGAACAGCAGCTGGTGGATTGTTCCAGGTCTTACGGCACGTATGGCTGCAGTGGAGCCTGGATGGCAAACGCTTATGATTATGTGATTAATAATGCATTGGAGAGCTCAGACACTTACCCTTACACATCAGTG gacACTCAGCCCTGTTTCTATGAAAAGAATTTGGCTATGGCTGGAATCAGTGACTACAGGTTCGTCCCGGCTGGAAATGAGCAGGCATTGGCTGATGCAGTGGCAACTGTCGGACCAGTCTCTGTTGCTATCGATGCTGACAATCCAAGCTTCCTTTTTTACAGTTCAG GAATCTACAAGGAATCCAACTGTAACCCTAACAATCTCAACCATGCTGTGCTGGTGGTTGGTTACGGCTCAGAGGAGGGCACAGATTACTGGATAATCAAGAACAG CTGGGGAACGGGATGGGGTGAAGGAGGCTACATGCGGATGATCCGCAATGGCAAAAACACATGTGGCATTGCCAGCTATGCTCTTTATCCCATTATTTGA